The genomic region ATTCCCGCGCGGACTGGACTACTGCCATTTTTTACGGGAATCCTAGGCGGTGTTACAGGCTATAATTTGCACGTCGTCCCGCCGGCAGAACGACGGGCGACTGTATCTGTAACTGGCAGTGTCCTTATTCTCGTCACAGCAGTGGCTAGGTTTCTAGTTATACCGCCACAGACTGGATTGCTTGTGTCTGTCTCAGGCAGTCACGTAGCTATCGGAGCAGCCGTTTGGCTTATAGCGTTGTATGAGCTATACCATCTTGAGCGAATACGCCCCAACGAGACTATCCCGGCGATTCCAACAGGTGTTGCTGAGAGAGTGGATGATCAACAGTGAGCCGGAAATGGCTACCAGATCTAGGTGTTGAGACTGCGGGAGAACTTCTTGATTTAGCGAAGGTAAGTGCGATGAACGCAATCAGTGCTGGTCCAGCTCACCGACAGCGGCTGGACTCAATAGATACCCGTATTGTCGTCTCTGGCGTCCGGGGAAAATCCTCTGCAACGCGGTGGCTCCATGATGTGTTCCACCGACGTGGCAGCGACACGTTCGCCAAGATTACCGGAGACGAACCTTTTACTCTGCACAACGGGAATAAGCGAAAAATAACAAGAAGCGAGCAGGTGCGTCTATACGAGAATGAGCGGGAAATCCGGCGGGCCACTGGTGCGGATATTGCCATTGTTGAGAACCAAGGAATTCGGCAATATACGACACGACTAGTTAATGAAGCATTCGTCAGGCCGGACGTGATATTCCTCATTAATGTCAGAGAAGATCATATGGACACGATGGGACGGAACAGAACAGCAATAGCACGGTCATTATCGCGAGCGGTCTCTGAAAAGACAACGGTGATTGTTGGCGAGTCAAATCCAGCGCTCCGGTCATATCTGACCGCAGAGCTTGAACGACGAAATGCGACAGTCAAATATGCTGATCCACCAGACTGGGCAGTTGAGTATCCTGGTTCAGAAGTGGTATTTGGGCTAAATAAGGTGCTCAAAGCACTAGATGAGCCTCCGCTTCCAGCCTCCAAAGTAGACCGGAAGCTTTCCACAATGATGCCTGAATGGCAGGTTCTTCCCGACGGTCGAATCTATGACGCTGCAGCTGTCAATGATGTTCAGAGCACAGAGATCGTCCGCCGCGCACTCATCGGGAACTCCGATACAGTTATTGAACCGCTTGTCAACCTTCGCTCGGATCGTCGTGGCCGAACCGCCTCATTCCGCCGATACCTTGCCTCGTTAGTGACTGATGGGTATGTCGAGCAGGTACACACGCTCGGAGACGACCAGTATGTCTTCGCAAACACGGCTGATTTCTCGGTTCAGAAACACGACGATACAATGCCACCTTCGACGCTACTGGAGGAATTATTCTCTGCCAGTAACCCCGTGTTCCTCATGGGGAACACTGTTACGGACACTATGCGGAAACTGCAGGCCGAAATTGAAAACCAGACGACCGGGCGGATACCTGCGGCAATCACACAGCAAGGTAGGAGGGACTTCGACGGTGACTGAGCATAACTTTTCCCGACGAGATTTTATTAAAATATCCAGCCTCGCTGGAACTCTCGGACTAGCAGGTTGCAGTTCAGTCGCTGATCTCTTTCCAGCATCGGATCCAGCAGGTGACGGCCCACAGTCTACGGGTAATGCCATTACCGGTCGCGTTGTCGATACTGATAGTACACCAGTTGTTGGCGCACGGGTTACCGCGCTCGGAGCTGCTGGCTCGACACTTGCTACTACCCGAACCGACGGGGACGGGCAATTCTCTCTCGCATTGCGTCGGCCTGTTTGGATCCGAGTCAGCGCGTCTGCGTATCGCTCGCGCGTCAGAGCCTGCGCGCCAGGTCCCTCAAACCGCCTCGTCCTATCGAAAGCCGCGGGATCGGCAACCATCGCTTTCGGAGGGGATACAATGTTTGCACGGCGATTTTACACTCAGTCGACGGATTCGTTGAATCCACGAGTGCAGATAGACCCAATGAATCGGCGTGCGGACCACAACGCTATCTTATCATCGGTGAAGCCAGCACTTGCTGCCGCAGATTTCACGTCAGTAAATCTGGAAACACCACTGACCACTCGGTCGCTCCGCCATCCGACAAAGCGCTTTGCATTCGCTTCACACCCAGTCGCCGCCGAAGCACTCTCGGCCGCCGGTGTTGACTATACAGCGCTTGGTAATAACCATGCCTTCGACGCGCTGGGTCCGGGACTCAGGGACACGATTGATTCGCTTGAGGCCGCAGGCATCGGTCACTCCGGTGCGGGCCCCACGCCCGAAGCGGCTTGGGAACCACA from Haloarcula hispanica ATCC 33960 harbors:
- a CDS encoding Mur ligase family protein, translating into MSRKWLPDLGVETAGELLDLAKVSAMNAISAGPAHRQRLDSIDTRIVVSGVRGKSSATRWLHDVFHRRGSDTFAKITGDEPFTLHNGNKRKITRSEQVRLYENEREIRRATGADIAIVENQGIRQYTTRLVNEAFVRPDVIFLINVREDHMDTMGRNRTAIARSLSRAVSEKTTVIVGESNPALRSYLTAELERRNATVKYADPPDWAVEYPGSEVVFGLNKVLKALDEPPLPASKVDRKLSTMMPEWQVLPDGRIYDAAAVNDVQSTEIVRRALIGNSDTVIEPLVNLRSDRRGRTASFRRYLASLVTDGYVEQVHTLGDDQYVFANTADFSVQKHDDTMPPSTLLEELFSASNPVFLMGNTVTDTMRKLQAEIENQTTGRIPAAITQQGRRDFDGD